The following are from one region of the Nicotiana tomentosiformis chromosome 7, ASM39032v3, whole genome shotgun sequence genome:
- the LOC104093591 gene encoding gibberellin 2-beta-dioxygenase 1-like, whose translation MVVLTKPGIDHFPIVKNCKSSSFCSGVPLIDLSKPDSKNLIVKACEEFGFFKVINHSVPTEFITKLESEAIKFFSSPLSEKQKAGPADPFGYGNKKIGPNGDVGWVEYILLSTNSEFNYHKFASILGVNPETIRAAVNDYVSAVKKMACEILEMLAEGLNIHPRNVFSKLLMDEKSDSVFRLNHYPPCPEIQQFSDNNLIGFGEHTDPQIISVLRSNNTSGLQILLKNGRWISVPPDPNTFFVNVGDSLQVMTNGRFKSVRHRVLANSVKSRLSMIYFGGPPLSEKIAPLASLMEGEESLYEEFTWFEYKKSAYKTRLADNRLVLFEKIAAK comes from the exons ATGGTGGTCTTAACTAAACCTGGCATTGACCATTTCCCCATAGTAAAAAACTGCAAATCATCCTCATTCTGCAGTGGTGTTCCATTGATAGACCTCTCTAAACCTGACTCAAAAAACCTTATTGTTAAGGCCTGTGAAGAATTTGGATTCTTCAAAGTCATTAACCATAGCGTCCCTACGGAATTCATAACTAAACTTGAATCTGAAGCCATCAAATTCTTCTCCTCTCCCCTTTCTGAGAAACAAAAAGCTGGGCCAGCTGATCCTTTTGGCTATGGAAACAAGAAGATTGGACCCAATGGCGATGTTGGTTGGGTCGAATACATTCTCCTGTCAACTAACTCTGAATTCAACTACCACAAGTTTGCATCTATATTAGGTGTAAACCCAGAAACAATTCG GGCTGCAGTAAATGATTATGTGTCAGCAGTGAAGAAAATGGCGTGTGAAATTCTTGAAATGTTAGCAGAAGGATTAAATATTCATCCTAGGAACGTTTTCAGTAAACTTCTAATGGACGAAAAGAGTGACTCTGTTTTCAGGCTCAATCACTATCCCCCTTGTCCTGAGATTCAACAATTCAGTGACAATAATTTGATTGGATTTGGAGAGCATACTGACCCACAAATCATATCAGTATTGAGATCCAACAACACTTCCGGACTTCAAATATTACTCAAAAATGGCCGCTGGATTTCTGTCCCACCTGATCCAAATACCTTCTTTGTAAATGTTGGTGACTCATTGCAG GTGATGACTAATGGGAGGTTTAAGAGTGTAAGGCACAGGGTTTTGGCCAATAGTGTAAAATCAAGGCTATCAATGATATATTTTGGAGGGCCGCCATTGAGTGAAAAGATAGCACCTTTGGCATCACTAATGGAAGGGGAAGAAAGCTTATACGAAGAGTTTACGTGGTTTGAATACAAAAAATCTGCATACAAAACTAGACTGGCCGATAATAGGTTGGTCCTATTTGAGAAAATTGCAGCCAAATAA